Genomic window (Vigna radiata var. radiata cultivar VC1973A chromosome 1, Vradiata_ver6, whole genome shotgun sequence):
ttctccttttttttctctctgctttctcttttttcttgttatGGAGATAAACTTCACAAAGGAAGTTGTTTTTGATATGCATATCAGGTAGCATTGTATTACAAGATGTAGTGAGTCCACTGTGTGGAAGTTTGATGCTTTTAATGATTTAACTAGACAGTGGTTTTAAGAATATGATGATGATTACAAGCTCGTGTTCTGCTCCAAACTGTGCAACTTTTGCAAACCTTTGTGAAAGAATCTTGGGTAGTTCAGTAGTTACTTATTAATCTCTTTCCGACGTGCTTTTGTGAGTTAGTTCAATTTCCATAGTGATCTTAGattatttaagaattatttctggtctctaattatttttaaaatggtaAAGTTCCAAAACAGAGAAGTTGATTAAGTAGGCAGTTTGTTATGCAATTAAAAACTGCATGATCCgtctaataataatttatttccaataTGACTAACTCTTATTTAATGACATTCTGACCAATCTTTCTTTAGGAACAACTTCTCCAATCACAACCCTCAATTCGGACATACTTACCGTAAACAACATTTCAGACaccaaaattgattttgtggtaatttttaataattttttactgctcataatttatttcataattgaTTAACAATGTAAAACTCATTTCATTGCTACTATATCAAAATTAACTCATTTGTAAGTTTCATTGatgtaaaaaaaactatatatgtaGTTTGTGCAAAATTAGAAGTATAcctaatgttttattatttattgtgaaCCTCTTTTTCTGTCCCACCACCTGCCTAAATTTGGGGAAAAGAACAAccaacataaagaaaaaaaacaacaaagagagagagagagagagaaaacaagATATTCATTAATCTCACAGTACCCAGATTAACAAATGGAAATGCACTAAACTATGTGCTTCTTTATGCTTTGCATCCTTAACAGATGAAACACTTTCTCTCTAGTCTTAAACATGGTACAAGAAGTTAGGCTCTGAAATATTGAGCTTAAACCAAACTGTAACTTCATCAGAAACTTAAAAATCTAGCCAACCACAGCATTGTGAACTGCACAACTTCTTTTGCAAAATTCAATCTTTATAGGCCAATTGTATAAGAAGAAATCCATGACTTTGGTGCACATGGGTACACAGATTCCATCCCCGgcttatataaatgtaaatctCACCCTTCTTTCATATCCATCTCATAAGAgttacaagaagaaaaaaattaaacacagaaaaatgaagatgacAGTGGTAGCATTGATACTAGTGGTTGCCTTAAGCACAAAGGCATTACTTGGGGAAGCAGGTGCTGCAGCAGAGCAAATTGTGGACACATCAGGGAAGAAGGTGCGAGCTGGTgactattattatattgttcCAGCATCCTCTGATGTAGCTGGTCTTAATCTCTCAACCACAGGTCAAGATTGCCCTCTTGATCTTGTAGTTGTTGATGGTTACCAAGGCCTCCAATTTATGTTTCTACCTGTTAATGAAAAGAAAGGTGTGATTCGCGTTTCCACTGATCTCAACATTTTATTCGCCACCTACACAGGTTGTCCAGATTCCACTGTGTGGAAGCTTAAGGACTATGATTATTCAACATCACTGTGGTTTGTCACAACTGGTGGCGCTTTGGGCAATCCTGGCCCTCAAACCATCCAAAGTTGGTTCAAGATTGAGAAGTACGAGGATGCTTACAAGATGGTTTATTGTCCAAGTGTGTGCAATTATTGCAATTATCCATGCAGTGATATTGGAATATATCAGGACCAATATGGCAAGCGTTTGGCTCTAACTTCTGAGCCATACAAGGTGCAGTTCCAGAAGGTTCAATACTAAATGTTGAATTATAGCAAAATCTAATGAGTAAAGTGTAAGGAACTACTTGTACTTTTCGTATGAGATTGTTCTCAAGTTGAGTTCCATGTACTGAACCATACATAatgaataaacaaaaaacaTGTCTTCTATTTtgagtctttttaaaatttctattttctgTTTGTGGTTGTTTACTAGTAAGAATATATCTAAGCTAAGAAAAACTTCATTCGTAGAAGAATTTCCCTTTAAACAATTAACACTACCATTATGGCTTGTCTAAATATGAGTAAGGCACACCCAAAAAGAATGTCAGCTTTTGATTGTTCAGGTGGCATGAGTCACCTCAACCCATTTCTCATAATAGCAACACTTTTTATCCATTATTGTTGCAAAGTCACTTTCATCACTTCCAAACCCAACtcactatttttttaacaaagaaataaaaaacattaaacacaaACACTGAACCTAATTGGAAATGTAACCACagaataaaacaacaaattacTGTTTGAGTAGCCGTTTGCATACTATATGATGCAATTGAGATTGCGACTGTATTATTTTCTGACAGAATTTCAAATGCAGACTTAAACTTAATATTGTGAATAGGCAAAATAGTACTGAGTGTCAATGCTCAGTTGACTTGAGCCTTCCTCTTCCACTNNNNNNNNNNNNNNNNNNNNNNNNNNNNNNNNNNNNNNNNNNNNNNNNNNNNNNNNNNNNNNNNNNNNNNNNNNNNNNNNNNNNNNNNNNNNNNNNNNNNNNNNNNNNNNNNNNNNNNNNNNNNNNNNNNNNNNNNNNNNNNNNNNNNNNNNNNNNNNNNNNNNNNNNNNNNNNNNNNNNNNNNNNNNNNNNNNNNNNNNNNNNNNNNNNNNNNNNNNNNNNNNNNNNNNNNNNNNNNNNNNNNNNNNNNNNNNNNNNNNNNNNNNNNNNNNNNNNNNNNNNNNNNNNNNNNNNNNNNNNNNNNNNNNNNNNNNNNNNNNNNNNNNNNNNNNNNNNNNNNNNNNNNNNNNNNNNNNNNNNNNNNNNNNNNNNNNNNNNNNNNNNNNNNNNNNNNNNNNNNNNNNNNNNNNNNNNNNNNNNNNNNNNNNNNNNNNNNNNNNNNNNNNNNNNNNNNNNNNNNNNNNNNNNNNNNNNNNNNNNNNNNNNNNNNNNNNNNNNNNNNNNNNNNNNNNNNNNNNNNNNNNNNNNNNNNNNNNNNNNNNNNNNNNNNNNNNNNNNNNNNNNNNNNNNNNNNNNNNNNNNNNNNNNNNNNNNNNNNNNNNNNNNNNNNNNNNNNNNNNNNNNNNNNNNNNNNNNNNNNNNNNNNNNNNNNNNNNNNNNNNNNNNNNNNNNNNNNNNNNNNNNNNNNNNNNNNNNNNNNNNNNNNNNNNNNNNNNNNNNNNNNNNNNNNNNNNNNNNNNNNNNNNNNNNNNNNNNNNNNNNNNNNNNNNNNNNNNNNNNNNNNNNNNNNNNNNNNNNNNNNNNNNNNNNNNNNNNNNNNNNNNNNNNNNNNNNNNNNNNNNNNNNNNNNNNNNNNNNNNNNNNNNNNNNNNNNNNNNNNNNNNNNNNNNNNNNNNNNNNNNNNNNNNNNNNNNNNNNNNNNNNNNNNNNNNNNNNNNNNNNNNNNNNNNNNNNNNNNNNNNNNNNNNNNNNNNNNNNNNNNNNNNNNNNNNNNNNNNNNNNNNNNNNNNNNNNNNNNNNNNNNNNNNNNNNNNNNNNNNNNNNNNNNNNNNNNNNNNNNNNNNNNNNNNNNNNNNNNNNNNNNNNNNNNNNNNNNNNNNNNNNNNNNNNNNNNNNNNNNNNNNNNNNNNAGCTGAGAGAGAAGTTGAAAGAGAAGATAGGATTGGAGATAGAAGGTGAACCGAACGACGAATGGTTTCATACTGAAGGAAAAAAGGGTCATTGGTGTTAACCGTGTTTGGATCCAAAGGGGTGAGGTTGAAGTCAATTTGACTTACCTGATGAGGGAAAGAAGAACAAAAGCGAGAGATGATGTTTGACTCAGCGAGAGAGACTATGGGTTTGGGAATGATGAGAGTAACTTTGCAGCCATAACGGAGGAACACTGAGGCTAGTCTGAGACATGGGTTGAGGTGACCCATGCCAGCACTTGAGAGGAAAGCCACATGAACAGCAGCTTCAGGAACAGACATTCTTTGTTGTGTTGGATCTCACAAGAGTTGCTGTTGTGTTCTGAGATCAAGGGAGAGAAAAAGATAGAGTTTTTTTTTGGGTACTGCTGAAAATCTATTGCATTGTCTTATTTAGATTTGTCCAAGGAAAAAGTGAAGTAATGAATACAAGAAAGGAACATAAAGAcagaaaaataagtaatttgcttaattattaattctatttattatttttaatagtacattaatttgttatattttaattatagaaaaaacacgcaattgaaaaaatataatattatggaGTTTATTTGTAACTTTTGACGtgtttttaatgaaattgtAAAGAATGTTGGCATATCTGCATTCCAAACTTTACGCCGAACATCTTTCGACCCACACTCTCACCGTCTGTctacaaactttttatttatgttattaacattccaaaatttttttataactatttcaCATTCTTCTCcgttattttttactttttttgtttttataaataaaaaagttattattattttacttttttaatgtCAAACATTCTATGTGAGTATCAAATAATgtcaaacaatttattttttaaatattttgacttAAATGTTTATTCCATTCTACtttaataagtaaatttttattttgtatccgatttaaaaaataagacatTGAAAtcttatgttataaaaaattgtatgaaagTTGACAGTAAGGGTAGGGTGGTAATTTCATATTGATCGTAGCTGTTATATCACTATTACGGCATTTACAAAGAGATTTAGAGAAAGATGAGGCGAAAAATATTGAAAGCAATTGATTAACGAGctaaaaaaatgcaattgattaaGCATTAAGGAAGTGAGAGGAGATTATGGAAAACAGAAGGAGCACTAATGAACGTTATATAGTAGTTGGATGTTCACATATCAAAAGACAGGCAGTATGAAAGGATCACCTCGAGGTGGTTAACGTATGAAAGAGAGATATGATTTTGAATAGTGCTGACAAAAgttatagttaattaattattacataataattatttaaataaaataaaataaaatttatttatttaaattttgataatttgttttaatatattttaaattaaattacattttttaaaaatttcattttatattagattatttttaaaaatttactttttaagtatattatatatcaaCCTCACTATTCATAAATTTCATaaactttcttttcattttttttcacacttttcactattttttttcctaatttaaacaatcttaactttttattattattttttttcttctaatttttcaaatctaCTCTCTATTCCAAAAGCACTCCAAAAAATAGTCATTAAATATCTTAAAGAGAGTGAGATGCTATTATAAAAGtttttcacaaagaaaataaatgtattcATCATTATTTAACTAGGTGATTATCAATAGACTTAAGTTTTTTTGGTTTGATAGTTAAGATAtggattttaaatctaatttaattctacaaaactaacttataaaataaggtTCAcattcacttatatactataaacttatttttatgtcTAATTGATGTGAGATCTTTAACACACATCTCTCATGTTAAAGTCTATATATCTCAAACGTAagactaaatattaataaatgattcgACATCAATTCGATATCAAATGAAACAATATGTCAATAGAAAAACAAATCTCGTTAAAATACTCTTtagaataaatatatcaaaagtatgagagattttctttttaacaatttgtgAGTGAGTAAAGAGGAGAATTGTGGGATACTATTTCAACAATAcgaagatataaaataatttttttatcatactaTCCCTAGTATCTCCACGGTTAATCAATTTCATCACTTTTTGTTATCAGTTTTCTTCCCCATGTAATTTGTTCCCCTCCCCCACACTATATATGTtcatatcatataataataatattatataataataatattaaatactgatagtaatattatataatagtaatatttaatattcttattattattaatataatagtaataataatattaaataataataataatatactaattttaattataaaacaattatcttatattttaactttttcttttaaatatttatgaaaaaatatatccaaagaatttataaaatttatatttctctaTTTTACTATAATCTACATAtttcttctctattttaattatttattaatttttttaattctattatttcaaataattttttatcaaaaaatattattcataagtattattttatattaatattatcattagAGACAATTTGATATTCTTCATTatatatctattaaaatatatatttttaatctaactttcataaactttacttttaaatatacttttaatcatttctatttaaaaaacaacacataatttactctcaaatccatttaCTTTCTCTCCCTCAAATCATCCTCCTCAAATAAACACATcctaaatatttacttttaagttcttaatatattctatattttttcatcttattttatgATGCAAATGAGTGAACTTTAAAGTTGTAACCTACGGTATTAAAGTACTATAACGCCTAACGTGATTAGAAAACACAGCTTAGACTTtgtaaaacttttttcttttttctttggcttttttttttcaaaagtttaggATCATGAAAAAGTTATAGCTTTCATGAtttacaattttcttctttaaatttatttatttaatttatatattttcataaaagaactcataatagattttaaattttaattatttttacttttacttttaaattaaggaATTGATCAGTATGAtcgaaaataaatttaaaaaataaatgagtaatattatttctaaaattttttgtattaaaattttatataaagatggttaatcatttttaatagtgtatttttttttctcgacTTCTAATTTCCTAATAATTTAACCTTGATCTCTCCTAATTCGTAAATAGACATATTTATTAGAATACTTGTGTCGCTGTtgagtaataaatattttatttgggctGCTATAAAACAAcatttgagaaataaaaacGTGAATATagaatctaaaattatataattacacgtgaataattaagaataacaaCCTGTTAATTAACTGCAACATCAAACTTTAATAACAGTTTTGCTTCTCTTTCTTAACACAATTCGTTTTATCAGCAGTATCTTTCCTCTCTACTTTTACTGTGCAAACagttaacatatttaaaaactcCATTACTCATAAAGTACTCAATAAAcccctctctctttctcttcttaatcattgttatatattatgaagGTATTAAAAACAAAGATGttatacttaatttataaaattaacttgtaaaataagatttatatttatttatgtattatgaaattattttattttcagttattaTGAGATTTTCAACCTgtttattttgaacattttttgttttttagaaaagaaatatttttttaataatttttttataattatttatataatattttatgaatagtctgttttaaatttatcaattaataaaataatgatatgtaatttattataaaaaaaatattttaaatataccaattaataaaataataataagtaatttattataaaaaaaattgttagaaaaagTCGTCAGATTCTTCTAAAAATCACCTCCCAACGTGATCTTGTGGTTTATTAGGTAAAACCATTCTCAGCTATAACACTCATTTCAACCTAGGATTGATCTTCTAGAAGTCAGAAACAAGAGTTGTCTGTTTCTGCAACTGATAAAAAGGGAATGCAGATCATCATTTTCTTGTATCAAATCTCTTCCTCGCATTTTACTGAGTATCTTTCGTTgatgtaaaaagaaaatgttgataagtgtgaaaaatagatgtttttacacttataaatgatcttaatcttgtaattatttatgtttttactcagtgaaaagttataataggaagtagattattacgtaaattattgttcaggaaaaaATTGTACAAAGTGGAAGCTGTGAGCCAATTCTCGCAGAGCGCAAGCAAATTCGCAGAGCCAGCAAAATTAATTCGCATAGCGTACACACAtatgtgcgctgagcgaataatgaaaattaaaaaaagggcAGTATTTTGAAAATTCACATAGTGCATCAGAGActgtgcgcttagcgaattacAGCAGTTGAGtgtataattaaaactaattcgCACAACGAATACACtcttgtgcgctgagcgaattaaaataattaactgctCTTTAAAGACATGACAGAGAGGCAGAAACGGGATCTTCTAACATTCCAAAAATACATAACTGCTCTGGATACCAAGAGAAGACCATCAGAAGACTCTCTAAAGACATCAAGACTGCACATAATGCAAGGAATTGCTGAAATGAGTACGTTTGTGATGTCTAAGATATGCTAAATTTCTGTTCGTTGGAATTGATTGTAATGGCTGACACTTGATGTAATTTTTCCTGTTCAATATAAGTTCTGTTCATAtgcttttcttgttttacttgtgattatacggaagtataatatatttaatatattcaaattgtaCTGGGAAGTAAATTTGAGTATGAACGTAAGAAAAGCAACAAGAAGGAACGAAGCTAGGAATGATTTCAATTCTTCTGGTCATTTATAAACAACAGATCTTAATGCAAAGGTTATGTTTAGTtacttaaggaattaataattgagcataattctttagaacttgttttaagggATTAAACCAAGATACtgtgatgttaatgtttgaACACAAATTATATTGTTCAGAAAAGTTACTGTAATGGTAGCCATGAAGTCAATTCCAACTAAGctttcttccatctttaattttcaaattttaatattcggTTAATTTCTTACTTTCAGTTCACTGAATCAGATTCTAATTTGTtgtcaaattgattttgataaatactATTAAATTGAATAACGTAACACAAattcccttgggagaacgatactcttAACTTTATCattgtattacttgtaacgatttggtatacttgccaaaaagttatcaaaatgtGGTTTAAGCAAAATTAGCAGTATGACTAATACATTGCAACTTAAGAAATGGAAAAATCtagtaattcaatcaaagtaaagTTTAGAAAAACAGTGtcatgtaaaagaaattatttttagtcaataaaatattatcatcataACTAGTTATTGTGAAAGTTAAAACAAGATTGTGAGAAACGGATGTAAAAAACTTTAGACTCAGTGATTTTTACTGATAAAAGTTGCAGCACTTAGAATCTGTTGAATTACGGGTTTTCTGCAAAAAGTTGGAGTTCTGGGTtaggaaacaaaatatttgattattgattGTGCAGCCTCTTTTTCTGCCCCCACCTGcctaaatttgaagaaaagaacAATGAAcctaaggaaataaaaaaaaaaaaaaaggagaaaaacggGATGTTCATTAATCTCACAATACAGAGCTTTCTGATGCAAGCATTGTAACAGTGTGAATATCGAATTTTCATCAATTTCCAAACCCAACTCACTACTTTTTgtaacaaagaaataaaaagcaTTAAACACAAACACTGAACCTAATTGGAAATGTAACCACagaataaaacaacaaattacTGTTTGAGTAGCTGTTTGCATACTATATCATGCAATTGAGATTGCGACTGTATTATTTTCTGACAGAATTTCAAATGCAGACTTAAACTTAATATTGTGAATAGGCAAAATAGTACTGAGTGTCAATGCTCAGTTGACTTGAGCCTTCCTCTTCCACTNCTCAGTTAATCTCTTAATAATAAGCTCACAACTTCCACCAACACCACAAGCCTTCCTTGCNGCCTCCTTCATTTCTCCAGCTTTGACCCTCAAAGACTCATTGCTCATCAGCTCTTTGATTCTCTTAGCAATCTCNTTCCCTTCCACCACCTTCTGTGTCCCCCACCCCCATTCCTCACCCAAAATCCCAACCCCACTCATCCTAACCACCTCTGCATTAAACTTCTGATCCGCACCCTGAGGCCATATCAGAATATTCACTCCTTCCCTTATACTCTCAGTTACCGAATTCCAACCTCCATGAGTCACAAATCCTCCAACTGCAGGGTGCCCCAGAATCTTTGTCTGCTCCACAAACTCCTTCACAACCACACCCTTCTCCCTCACCTTACTCATCAACTCACTCCCCACCACATCCTCCAAATCCTCCTTCTCTTCTCTGTCAACCCTCGTCAACTTAACCACCCACAGGAAACTATACCCACATTCTATTAACCCCAAAGCCATGTCTTTTATCTGCTCCCTCCTTGTCTCAGTTCTGTTCCCCAAGCTAACATACACCACCGACCCTTCAGCNCGTTCATTAAGCCACTCCAGTATCCAACTCATGCAACCCTTTTCACCTTCATCTACATTCTCAAACTCACACGTCATCAAGGGACCAATTCCATATACCGGGGGCAGCCCTCTAACCACTTTTCCTTCATTCAACGCTGCTAGTNCCTCTCCTTCCAGTTCCTCAAACGAGTTGATGAAAACCCCATGGTGCTTCTTGAGGTTGCGACCGTCCTCCATGATCATTCTCTGAAAGGAGTTGATACCTTCAAGAAGAAAAGGGGGAGGGACCGAGGATCTTGGTATTGGTAATGTGATACCCGGGATATGAATAGCATCACCAACTAACGTAGACGGGTGTGGTTGTGCAGCTGGATCGGAATCAGCAAGAACAGAAACGTATGCAAGGAAAGATAACATTCTAGCTGAGGAGGTGAAGTGAATGTAACTGGGACAAAACATTTTGTCAACGATGGGGAGTATAGgagaaattaagaaaacatcGACAATGAAAGCTGAGAGAGAAGTTGAAAGAGAAGATAGGATTGGAGATAGAAGGTGAACCGAACGACGAATGGTTTCATACTGAAGGAAAAAAGGGTCATTGGCGGTGTTAACGGTGGTAGGATCCAAAGGGGTGATGTTGAAGTCAATTTGAGTTACCTGGTGAGGGAAAGAAGAACAAAGGCGAGAGATGAGGTTTGATTCAGCAAGAGTGACAGTGGGCTTGGGAATGATGAGAGTGACTTTACAACCATGGCGGAGGAACACTGAGGCTAGTCTGAGGCATGGGTTGAGGTGACCCATACCAGCACTTGTGAGGAAAGCCACATGAACTGCAGCTTCAGGAACATGCATTTTTTGGTGTGTTTGATCTCACAAGTGTATGGGGTCGCTGTTGTGTTGTgagatgaagagaaaaagatacaTTTTTATTGGTACACTTCAAAATCTACTGCATGGTCTTATTTAAGATTTGTCCGGAAAAAGGATGGAAAacgagaaagagaaagaaaataattaatttggaatgtagagaagaaaagtaaagaaaaataagataattgttgaattattaattgtatttattagtttaatattgtattttatttttttatattttggttctAAAGAGATATACTCATAAATAATTGAGCTCAAATCACACGTAATAAACTATATGGTACTAAAATctcataaaaaaacttatattgataattaacttaatataataataacataactaTAACAACAATTGCTTTGGGAAAGATTTGACAAGTCTTCAAGTTTAACTAATCGATTCAGTTATAGGTCAAGAATGGTGAAGTCAGTTTAAAGTGAACAGTTTGTGAAgaaactttaaataatatttccaTGAGACTTGAACAGTCTGTAATTTAGGTTAAGAATCTTTCCATGTGCACATTTTGtcaataaactttaaataatacCGGTATTTACACGCCAACACACggttcttttaaataaatataacatatttattatattaattatagaagtataagtataatttaaaaattatataaattagttgataaaaattaaaaatattatgatagaacataaaataaatatcaattttattttaaattagtttatcatttatatatatatatatattatttaattattcactttatttatatataattttgttaaagactaacaattttaattgcatgaataatttaaataaattatgaattaaattagaaacatttgtatatagagagagagaaatgatATTCATAcgtattatataaaatgaattaaaattattgaaacatagtattttaaatacaataatttaagttaaatataatttttatatatactaaaTGACAATTTTAGACATTACGAAAAATTATCTTAGCA
Coding sequences:
- the LOC106757068 gene encoding miraculin-like — protein: MTLVHMGTQIPSPAYINVNLTLLSYPSHKSYKKKKIKHRKMKMTVVALILVVALSTKALLGEAGAAAEQIVDTSGKKVRAGDYYYIVPASSDVAGLNLSTTGQDCPLDLVVVDGYQGLQFMFLPVNEKKGVIRVSTDLNILFATYTGCPDSTVWKLKDYDYSTSLWFVTTGGALGNPGPQTIQSWFKIEKYEDAYKMVYCPSVCNYCNYPCSDIGIYQDQYGKRLALTSEPYKVQFQKVQY
- the LOC106757078 gene encoding UDP-glycosyltransferase 708D1-like; translation: MHVPEAAVHVAFLTSAGMGHLNPCLRLASVFLRHGCKVTLIIPKPTVTLAESNLISRLCSSFPHQVTQIDFNITPLDPTTVNTANDPFFLQYETIRRSVHLLSPILSSLSTSLSAFIVDVFLISPILPIVDKMFCPSYIHFTSSARMLSFLAYVSVLADSDPAAQPHPSTLVGDAIHIPGITLPIPRSSVPPPFLLEGINSFQRMIMEDGRNLKKHHGVFINSFEELEGEXLAALNEGKVVRGLPPVYGIGPLMTCEFENVDEGEKGCMSWILEWLNERAEGSVVYVSLGNRTETRREQIKDMALGLIECGYSFLWVVKLTRVDREEKEDLEDVVGSELMSKVREKGVVVKEFVEQTKILGHPAVGGFVTHGGWNSVTESIREGVNILIWPQGADQKFNAEVVRMSGVGILGEEWGWGTQKVVEGXEIAKRIKELMSNESLRVKAGEMKEAARKACGVGGSCELIIKRLTEXWKRKAQVN